One segment of Antennarius striatus isolate MH-2024 chromosome 5, ASM4005453v1, whole genome shotgun sequence DNA contains the following:
- the rpn2 gene encoding dolichyl-diphosphooligosaccharide--protein glycosyltransferase subunit 2 → MDRSRLFGLFFIGLALGAQALTPAHYLSLSDVARLQNLLSQQFTDLESAYYSVVGLTKLGATVPDHDGVCQFLKSQLDPTSIDSLFFAAVTSQAISGCEIPVSNETRDILLAAVSEDSTMAQIHRAVSAISALGLPVATQEVVGALTGRINKEDNVVAITLALQTAARLSQQAELGGILEEIEDLTARLDDLGGVYLQFEEGLEATALFVTAAYSLSDHVDMEPPLKEDQVIQLVNSIFSKKSWDSLAEAFSVASAAAALSNNRFHVPVIVSVQGPATVSHSQPTVQLLVTDVMSQRLPSANVVVESASALSSKSVILSQAPFTLNDGVYELNFMSNQPASGYYQFTVAVTGDSRLVANHVELKVKVSTEVAVTNMDLSVVDKDQSIGTKTTRVDYPSKAKSSFTADSHQNFAMSFQLVDINTGVELTPHQTFVRLHNQKTGQEVVFVAEPDSKNLYKFELDTAERKSEFDSISGTYSLYLIVGDATLENPILWNVADVVLKFVDEEAPATIQPKTLYVPKPEIQHSFREPEKKPPTVVSNTFTALVLSPLLLLLILWLKLGANISNFSFSPSSILFHVGHAAMLGLMYVYWTHLNMFQTLKYLAIIGGVTFLAGNHMLAQKAVKRTEKK, encoded by the exons ATGGACCGGTCAA GGCTGTTTGGGTTGTTCTTCATCGGTCTGGCTCTCGGGGCTCAGGCGCTCACACCAGCGCACTACCTGTCCCTGTCCGATGTGGCCCGCCTGCAGAACCTCCTGAGCCAACAATTCACCGATCTGGAGTCCGCATACTACTCTGTTGTTGGGCTGACCAAGCTTGGAGCAACTGTTCCTGATCACGAC ggAGTATGCCAGTTCCTCAAATCCCAGCTGGACCCCACAAGTATTGATTCTCTGTTCTTCGCTGCTGTGACCAGTCAGGCTATTTCAGGATGTGAG ATCCCTGTGTCCAATGAAACCCGTGACATCCTTCTGGCAGCAGTGAGTGAAGATTCAACCATGGCTCAGATTCATCGTGCCGTGAGCGCAATCAGCGCTCTAGGGCTACCTGTGGCTACCCAGGAAGTTGTAGGTGCCTTAACGGGTCGCATCAACAAGGAAGACAATGTTGTGGC CATCACGTTAGCTCTCCAGACAGCAGCCCGTCTCTCCCAGCAGGCTGAACTTGGAGGGATACTGGAGGAAATTGAA GATCTGACAGCTCGTTTGGATGATCTCGGTGGCGTCTACCTCCAGTTTGAAGAGGGGCTTGAAGCAACTGCCTTGTTTGTGACTGCTGCATATTCCCTGTCAGATCATGTGGACATGGAGCCCCCTCTGAAGGAG GACCAGGTCATCCAGCTGGTAAACTCCATTTTCAGCAAGAAATCATGGGACTCTCTTGCCGAGGCCTTCAGTGTGGCAAGTGCTGCCGCTGCTCTCTCCAACAACCGCTTCCATGTGCCggttattgtcagtgttcaggGCCCGGCCACAGTGTCCCACAGCCAGCCAACTGTGCAG CTCCTCGTTACTGACGTCATGTCTCAACGCCTGCCCTCAGCCAACGTGGTGGTTGAGTCTGCGAGTGCTTTGTCCTCAAAGAGCGTCATCCTCAGCCAAGCACCGTTCACTCTTAATGA tggCGTCTATGAACTGAACTTCATGTCCAACCAGCCAGCCAGTGGATACTATCAGTTTACTGTGGCAGTGACCGGAGACAGCCGGCTGGTTGCCAATCATGTTGAG CTTAAAGTCAAGGTATCCACTGAGGTTGCCGTCACCAACATGGACCTGTCTGTTGTGGATAAGGACCAGAGCATTGGCACTAAAACCACCAG GGTGGATTATCCTTCCAAAGCCAAGAGTTCCTTCACGGCAGACAGCCACCAGAACTTTGCCATGTCCTTCCAGCTGGTTGACATCAACACCGGAGTGGAACTCACCCCTCATCAG ACGTTCGTCCGGCTGCACAATCAGAAAACCGGACAGGAGGTCGTGTTTGTCGCCGAACCAGACAGCAAGAATCTGTACAAGTTCGAGTTGGACACAGCAGAGCGCAAGTCAGAGTTCGACTCCATCTCCGGCACTTATTCCCTCTACCTCATCGTTGGAGACGCCACCTTGGAGAATCCCATCTTGTGGAATGTG gctGATGTTGTCCTGAAATTTGTGGATGAGGAGGCCCCAGCTACCATTCAACCCAAAACCCTTTATGTACCCAAACCAGAGATTCAG CATTCATTCAGGGAACCAGAGAAGAAGCCTCCCACGGTGGTTTCCAATACCTTCACTGCTCTCGTCCTGTCCccgctgctgcttctcctcatCCTG TGGCTCAAGCTCGGCGCCAACATCTCCAACTTCAGCTTCTCTCCCAGCTCCATCCTGTTCCACGTGGGACACGCAG CCATGCTGGGCCTGATGTACGTTTACTGGACCCACCTGAACATGTTCCAGACCCTGAAGTACCTGGCGATCATTGGCGGCGTAACTTTCCTCGCCGGGAACCACATGCTGGCTCAGAAAGCAGTGAAGAG AACTGAGAAAAAATAA
- the mybl2b gene encoding v-myb avian myeloblastosis viral oncogene homolog-like 2b isoform X1 — protein MRSSAWRSEDGEEAMHPDTDSDVAEQRDGGKLKVKWTQEEDDTLKVLVQKLGTNDWKYIASYIPSHTEHQCQHRWYKVLDPELIKGPWTKEEDEKVIELVNLYGNKQWAMVAKHLKGRLGKQCRERWHNHLNPNVKKSSWTAEEDLIIYKAHRLIGNRWAEIAKLLPGRTDNAVKNHWNSTIKRKLEMGFYAGEVIKPSELEELLARVNKVMQMPSCSENDADKDTEQKECPSMHEPSSSISLKGESGEAGPSRTETPPKRGVSPKCEADTSPGEMSCSSWVVDSSGFLSPTGPVLKEVLDMVDGDLDGWCNLAAFDLPEDSPSPERHQFRLEASALQELSKGSKGELIPISPGGVTPPSILSHRSRRCIALSPDVNNSMTPKGTPVKILPFSPSQFLNMWTKQDTHDLENPSLTSTPVCSQKAIVTTPLQRDKTPLTQKENSVFVTPNHKSELCSTPRTPTPFKSAMEKYGPLQPLPQTPNLEDDINEVILRDSGIDLVVIRSTPPEQRRKTMHRPPLKKVRKSLALDVMDCQVIPKSRRKSIKTELKHGFKDEPVIVSISSSPFCSKQQENILDQGFLLGPTDSTIFPNAVPPVTMSKEWEKVVCGQTKDQLIMTEKARRYLRSLKSHTPRALILS, from the exons ATGAGGTCATCAGCCtggaggag tgaggatggagaggaggcCATGCATCCAGACACCGACTCTGATGTAGCGGAACAGAGAGACGGCGGGAAGCTGAAGGTGAAATGGACACAAGAAGAG GATGACACGTTGAAGGTACTGGTGCAGAAGCTGGGAACCAATGATTGGAAATACATTGCCAGCTATATACCA AGTCACACTGAACACCAGTGTCAACACCGTTGGTATAAAGTCCTGGATCCGGAGTTGATTAAAGGTCCTTGgaccaaagaggaggatgagaag GTTATAGAGCTTGTGAATCTCTATGGCAACAAACAGTGGGCCATGGTAGCCAAGCATCTGAAGGGACGACTGGGGAAGCAGTGTAGAGAGCGCTGGCACAACCACCTCAATCCCAACGTGAAGAAGTCATCGTGGACGGCCGAAGAGGACCTCATCATCTACAAGGCTCACCGCCTGATTGGAAACCGCTGGGCTGAGATCGCCAAGCTTCTCCCTGGAAG GACGGATAACGCAGTGAAGAATCACTGGAATTCAACCATCAAACGCAAGTTGGAAATGGGCTTCTATGCGGGGGAAGTCATCAAGCCGAGTGAGCTGGAGGAACTGCTGGCACGTGTGAATAAAGTTATGCAG ATGCCCAGTTGCTCTGAAAATGATGCCGACAAAGACACAGAGCAGAAGGAATGTCCTTCG ATGCACGAACCTTCGAGTTCAATCTCTCTTAAAGGTGAATCTGGTGAAGCGGGACCCTCAAGGACGGAAACACCTCCAAAGAGGGGTGTGAGTCCCAAATGTGAAGCAGACACATCCCCGGGGGAAATGAGCTGTTCCAGCTGGGTGGTGGACAGCTCTGGCTTTCTCTCTCCTACTGGTCCAGTACTGAAGGAAGTGCTGGACATGGTGGATGGG GACCTCGACGGTTGGTGCAACCTAGCAGCGTTCGACCTGCCTGAGGACAGTCCAAGCCCGGAGCGGCACCAGTTCCGTTTGGAGGCCAGTGCCTTGCAGGAGTTGAGCAAAGGCAGCAAGGGGGAACTCATCCCCATCTCTCCTGGAGGGGTCACACCACCCTCCATACTAAGCCACCGAAGTCGGAGATGTATCGCCTTGTCTCCAGATGTTAATAACTCCATGACTCCAAAGGGCACTCCTGTCAAGATCTTGCCATTCTCTCCATCTCAG TTCCTCAATATGTGGACAAAGCAGGACACCCATGACCTGGAGAACCCGTCGCTCACATCCACACCAGTGTGCAGCCAGAAAGCCATAGTGACGACACCGCTACAGCGTGACAAGACCCCGCTGACTCAGAAGGAAAACTCAGT TTTTGTTACACCCAACCACAAGTCTGAGCTCTGTTCAACCCCACGAACGCCAACGCCATTCAAAAGCGCCATGGAGAAGTACGGTCCTCTTCAACCTCTG cCTCAGACTCCAAACCTTGAAGACGACATAAACGAGGTTATCCTGAGAGACTCTGGGATAGACTTGGTTGTTATCCGCTCCACTCCACCCGAGCAAAGGCGTAAAACGATG CACCGCCCTCCTCTGAAGAAAGTGCGGAAGTCTTTGGCCCTGGATGTGATGGACTGCCAGGTGATTCCTAAATCCAGACGTAAATCAATCAAAACTGAGCTAAAACATGGcttcaag GACGAACCTGTGATAGTTTCTATCAGCTCCTCGCCATTTTGCAGTAAGcagcaagaaaatattttggatCAAGGCTTCCTCTTGGGACCTACTGACAGTACCATATTTCCTAACGCTGTACCACCAGTTACG aTGTCAAAGGAATGGGAGAAAGTTGTTTGTGGACAAACTAAAGACCAGCTCATAATGACGGAGAAAGCGAGACGCTACCTTCGTTCGCTCAAATCCCACACTCCCCGGGCTCTGATCCTATCCTGA
- the mybl2b gene encoding v-myb avian myeloblastosis viral oncogene homolog-like 2b isoform X2, giving the protein MSWWPRGEDGEEAMHPDTDSDVAEQRDGGKLKVKWTQEEDDTLKVLVQKLGTNDWKYIASYIPSHTEHQCQHRWYKVLDPELIKGPWTKEEDEKVIELVNLYGNKQWAMVAKHLKGRLGKQCRERWHNHLNPNVKKSSWTAEEDLIIYKAHRLIGNRWAEIAKLLPGRTDNAVKNHWNSTIKRKLEMGFYAGEVIKPSELEELLARVNKVMQMPSCSENDADKDTEQKECPSMHEPSSSISLKGESGEAGPSRTETPPKRGVSPKCEADTSPGEMSCSSWVVDSSGFLSPTGPVLKEVLDMVDGDLDGWCNLAAFDLPEDSPSPERHQFRLEASALQELSKGSKGELIPISPGGVTPPSILSHRSRRCIALSPDVNNSMTPKGTPVKILPFSPSQFLNMWTKQDTHDLENPSLTSTPVCSQKAIVTTPLQRDKTPLTQKENSVFVTPNHKSELCSTPRTPTPFKSAMEKYGPLQPLPQTPNLEDDINEVILRDSGIDLVVIRSTPPEQRRKTMHRPPLKKVRKSLALDVMDCQVIPKSRRKSIKTELKHGFKDEPVIVSISSSPFCSKQQENILDQGFLLGPTDSTIFPNAVPPVTMSKEWEKVVCGQTKDQLIMTEKARRYLRSLKSHTPRALILS; this is encoded by the exons ATGTCCTGGTGGCCGCGCGG tgaggatggagaggaggcCATGCATCCAGACACCGACTCTGATGTAGCGGAACAGAGAGACGGCGGGAAGCTGAAGGTGAAATGGACACAAGAAGAG GATGACACGTTGAAGGTACTGGTGCAGAAGCTGGGAACCAATGATTGGAAATACATTGCCAGCTATATACCA AGTCACACTGAACACCAGTGTCAACACCGTTGGTATAAAGTCCTGGATCCGGAGTTGATTAAAGGTCCTTGgaccaaagaggaggatgagaag GTTATAGAGCTTGTGAATCTCTATGGCAACAAACAGTGGGCCATGGTAGCCAAGCATCTGAAGGGACGACTGGGGAAGCAGTGTAGAGAGCGCTGGCACAACCACCTCAATCCCAACGTGAAGAAGTCATCGTGGACGGCCGAAGAGGACCTCATCATCTACAAGGCTCACCGCCTGATTGGAAACCGCTGGGCTGAGATCGCCAAGCTTCTCCCTGGAAG GACGGATAACGCAGTGAAGAATCACTGGAATTCAACCATCAAACGCAAGTTGGAAATGGGCTTCTATGCGGGGGAAGTCATCAAGCCGAGTGAGCTGGAGGAACTGCTGGCACGTGTGAATAAAGTTATGCAG ATGCCCAGTTGCTCTGAAAATGATGCCGACAAAGACACAGAGCAGAAGGAATGTCCTTCG ATGCACGAACCTTCGAGTTCAATCTCTCTTAAAGGTGAATCTGGTGAAGCGGGACCCTCAAGGACGGAAACACCTCCAAAGAGGGGTGTGAGTCCCAAATGTGAAGCAGACACATCCCCGGGGGAAATGAGCTGTTCCAGCTGGGTGGTGGACAGCTCTGGCTTTCTCTCTCCTACTGGTCCAGTACTGAAGGAAGTGCTGGACATGGTGGATGGG GACCTCGACGGTTGGTGCAACCTAGCAGCGTTCGACCTGCCTGAGGACAGTCCAAGCCCGGAGCGGCACCAGTTCCGTTTGGAGGCCAGTGCCTTGCAGGAGTTGAGCAAAGGCAGCAAGGGGGAACTCATCCCCATCTCTCCTGGAGGGGTCACACCACCCTCCATACTAAGCCACCGAAGTCGGAGATGTATCGCCTTGTCTCCAGATGTTAATAACTCCATGACTCCAAAGGGCACTCCTGTCAAGATCTTGCCATTCTCTCCATCTCAG TTCCTCAATATGTGGACAAAGCAGGACACCCATGACCTGGAGAACCCGTCGCTCACATCCACACCAGTGTGCAGCCAGAAAGCCATAGTGACGACACCGCTACAGCGTGACAAGACCCCGCTGACTCAGAAGGAAAACTCAGT TTTTGTTACACCCAACCACAAGTCTGAGCTCTGTTCAACCCCACGAACGCCAACGCCATTCAAAAGCGCCATGGAGAAGTACGGTCCTCTTCAACCTCTG cCTCAGACTCCAAACCTTGAAGACGACATAAACGAGGTTATCCTGAGAGACTCTGGGATAGACTTGGTTGTTATCCGCTCCACTCCACCCGAGCAAAGGCGTAAAACGATG CACCGCCCTCCTCTGAAGAAAGTGCGGAAGTCTTTGGCCCTGGATGTGATGGACTGCCAGGTGATTCCTAAATCCAGACGTAAATCAATCAAAACTGAGCTAAAACATGGcttcaag GACGAACCTGTGATAGTTTCTATCAGCTCCTCGCCATTTTGCAGTAAGcagcaagaaaatattttggatCAAGGCTTCCTCTTGGGACCTACTGACAGTACCATATTTCCTAACGCTGTACCACCAGTTACG aTGTCAAAGGAATGGGAGAAAGTTGTTTGTGGACAAACTAAAGACCAGCTCATAATGACGGAGAAAGCGAGACGCTACCTTCGTTCGCTCAAATCCCACACTCCCCGGGCTCTGATCCTATCCTGA